Proteins encoded in a region of the Marinobacter arenosus genome:
- a CDS encoding DNA-3-methyladenine glycosylase I, with protein sequence MANTERCPWCGTDPLYVHYHDTVWGRPEYDDLALFEKLCLDGQQAGLSWITILRKQENYREAYDGFNPERIVRYDDAKVAELLANPGIIRNRLKVQSIIKNARGFLEFRENGQSFSDFLWSFVDGRPIQNAWERFEDVPVTTPESEAMSRALKRAGFTFVGPTIIYAFMQATGMVNDHLVRCPQHQRCLALGN encoded by the coding sequence ATGGCAAACACCGAACGCTGTCCCTGGTGTGGCACCGACCCACTGTACGTTCACTACCACGACACCGTCTGGGGCCGGCCCGAATACGATGACCTGGCCCTGTTTGAAAAGCTGTGCCTGGACGGCCAGCAAGCCGGCCTGAGCTGGATTACCATCCTGCGCAAGCAAGAGAACTATCGCGAGGCCTACGATGGCTTCAATCCGGAGCGAATCGTGCGGTACGACGATGCGAAAGTCGCGGAATTGCTCGCCAATCCTGGCATCATCCGGAACCGCCTGAAGGTTCAGTCCATCATCAAGAACGCCCGGGGATTTCTTGAGTTTCGCGAGAACGGCCAGAGTTTCAGTGACTTTCTCTGGTCCTTCGTCGATGGCCGCCCCATCCAGAACGCCTGGGAGCGGTTTGAGGACGTTCCGGTGACCACCCCCGAATCCGAAGCAATGTCCCGGGCGCTCAAGCGCGCCGGCTTCACCTTCGTCGGCCCGACCATCATTTACGCCTTCATGCAGGCCACCGGCATGGTGAACGATCACCTGGTCCGATGCCCGCAACATCAGAGGTGTCTGGCGCTCGGCAACTGA
- a CDS encoding 4'-phosphopantetheinyl transferase family protein → MTGSSSAFNPDPQPAIWLCREAGREASRLPDWLTDYERETADKFSGPRKREYLSSRWLIRRAIAGASGQEAARCRPINGRPVASAEPVGWHLSLSHSHGLSACATSPAHRIGLDIEPCTRHPHWQRVARRWFSPLEQSWLLAEDNPETFLKVWTLKEAWLKATGRGIAGNLQTLEVGPGFDLRGDQAEPDWHADCWRVEGFLVTLVYRQSDPTPPMLRRFEAPPEDYGLAGTDEPRESETPVLRRRIEPTHRPSEEQG, encoded by the coding sequence ATGACTGGCTCATCCAGCGCCTTCAACCCTGATCCGCAGCCGGCGATCTGGTTGTGCCGGGAAGCGGGCCGGGAGGCCTCCCGGCTGCCGGACTGGCTCACCGATTACGAACGCGAGACGGCGGACAAATTCAGCGGCCCGCGCAAGCGGGAGTACCTGTCCAGCCGCTGGCTGATTCGCCGGGCGATTGCCGGTGCCAGTGGCCAGGAGGCTGCCCGGTGCAGACCGATCAACGGCCGCCCGGTGGCCTCAGCCGAGCCGGTTGGCTGGCATCTGTCCTTGAGCCATAGCCACGGCCTTTCCGCCTGTGCCACCAGTCCGGCGCACCGGATTGGCCTGGACATCGAGCCCTGCACCCGCCACCCCCACTGGCAACGGGTCGCTCGACGCTGGTTTTCACCGCTGGAACAGTCGTGGTTGCTGGCCGAGGACAACCCGGAAACCTTTCTGAAAGTCTGGACCCTCAAGGAGGCCTGGCTGAAGGCGACGGGCCGGGGCATTGCCGGCAATCTGCAAACTCTGGAAGTTGGCCCGGGCTTCGACCTCCGGGGTGACCAGGCCGAACCGGACTGGCACGCCGACTGCTGGCGCGTGGAGGGATTTCTGGTGACGCTGGTATACCGCCAGAGCGATCCGACGCCCCCGATGCTGCGGCGGTTTGAGGCACCACCCGAGGACTATGGCTTGGCCGGGACTGATGAGCCGCGCGAGTCGGAAACCCCGGTGTTGCGACGTCGCATCGAACCCACACACCGTCCTTCAGAGGAGCAAGGCTAA
- the pdxH gene encoding pyridoxamine 5'-phosphate oxidase: MDIGDMRREFESEGLDRDALDDNPVRQFQHWFQDALQAGLLEPNAMSLATAGADGLPDLRTVLLKYFDQNGFVFYTNYGSRKAREIEENPQAALLFPWIGLNRQVRIQGPVEKVSKSESLRYFASRPRGSQIGAWVSEQSKAITSRGLLEQKVAELKRKFSEGEIPLPSFWGGYRVVPDRIEFWQGRPSRLHDRFEYVRDGDDWLIQRLQP; the protein is encoded by the coding sequence ATGGACATCGGCGATATGCGTCGGGAGTTTGAAAGTGAGGGGCTCGATCGCGATGCCCTCGATGACAATCCGGTGCGGCAATTCCAACACTGGTTCCAGGACGCGCTGCAAGCAGGCCTGCTGGAGCCCAATGCCATGTCTCTGGCCACCGCCGGCGCAGACGGTCTGCCCGACCTGCGTACCGTGCTGTTGAAATACTTCGACCAGAACGGTTTCGTGTTCTACACCAATTATGGCAGTCGCAAAGCTCGTGAAATCGAGGAGAACCCCCAGGCGGCCCTCCTGTTTCCCTGGATCGGCCTGAATCGGCAAGTCCGCATTCAGGGGCCGGTGGAAAAGGTCAGCAAATCGGAGTCCCTGCGTTACTTTGCATCGCGCCCCCGCGGCAGCCAGATCGGCGCCTGGGTATCGGAACAGAGCAAGGCCATCACGTCCCGCGGCCTGCTGGAGCAGAAAGTGGCCGAACTCAAACGGAAGTTCAGCGAGGGCGAGATCCCACTGCCCAGTTTCTGGGGTGGTTACCGCGTAGTGCCCGACCGGATCGAGTTCTGGCAGGGGCGCCCGAGCCGACTCCACGACCGGTTCGAATACGTGAGGGATGGCGATGACTGGCTCATCCAGCGCCTTCAACCCTGA
- a CDS encoding MHYT domain-containing protein yields the protein MLAEYDLSLVIASYVVALLAAYTALYFGTRLNTAQGGERRRWLITGALVMGSGVWTMHFVGMRAMPMEAPMSFDTVMTVVSWLAAVVASGVALNIIGRTRISAALFGTATLAMSGGVVVMHYLGMYAMRMSADPVVDTGFLVLSVIIAVVASGAALAMCRKLQGLEGGRALMIQFVAALVMAAAICGMHYTGMIALQFPPGAVPAADNGLRGEWIGIPLAVACVALLAVALVVTIMDVRARRELELKKAEESRWVEQMAFVDSVTGLPNRSGLEQELLEHLARPDAREHPFALIYLDVANFRELTDRLGHRELEDAIREISSALRADLSDTVYLARYSAGAFVALVPDYESADHAFMYRRLRQIDGSITTAGMAITWRAGQSVYPTTGTSSRKLVRAAMVPRDLNDIGHFANMEATPELALPGQLGGS from the coding sequence ATGTTGGCAGAATACGATTTATCCCTGGTCATTGCGTCCTATGTGGTGGCTTTGCTCGCGGCCTACACCGCGCTGTATTTCGGAACCCGACTTAACACCGCCCAGGGCGGTGAGCGCCGGCGCTGGCTGATAACCGGTGCGCTGGTCATGGGCTCCGGGGTGTGGACCATGCACTTCGTGGGCATGCGCGCCATGCCGATGGAAGCGCCGATGTCCTTCGACACTGTCATGACCGTAGTGTCGTGGCTTGCGGCCGTTGTGGCGTCTGGCGTGGCCCTGAACATCATTGGTCGGACCCGGATCAGTGCCGCCCTGTTTGGCACTGCCACACTGGCCATGTCCGGCGGGGTCGTGGTCATGCATTACCTGGGCATGTACGCCATGCGCATGTCCGCGGACCCGGTTGTTGATACCGGCTTCCTGGTGCTTTCGGTGATTATTGCCGTGGTCGCGTCCGGGGCGGCGCTGGCGATGTGTCGCAAACTGCAAGGGCTGGAGGGCGGGCGTGCCCTGATGATCCAGTTCGTGGCCGCCCTCGTGATGGCAGCTGCAATTTGCGGTATGCACTACACCGGCATGATTGCCCTGCAATTTCCGCCGGGTGCGGTACCTGCGGCGGATAATGGTCTGCGCGGCGAATGGATCGGTATTCCCCTGGCTGTGGCCTGTGTTGCGCTTCTGGCTGTCGCCCTGGTGGTCACGATTATGGACGTGCGCGCCCGGCGTGAGCTGGAACTCAAAAAGGCGGAGGAAAGCCGCTGGGTCGAGCAAATGGCGTTTGTGGATTCCGTGACAGGATTACCCAATCGCTCCGGGCTGGAGCAGGAGCTGCTTGAGCACCTTGCCCGACCCGATGCCCGTGAGCACCCGTTTGCGCTGATTTATCTCGATGTTGCCAATTTCCGTGAGCTTACTGACCGGCTTGGGCATCGGGAGCTCGAAGACGCTATCCGGGAGATCAGTAGCGCCTTGCGGGCGGACCTGTCCGACACCGTGTACCTGGCGCGCTATTCCGCCGGCGCCTTTGTGGCCCTGGTGCCGGATTATGAGAGTGCCGACCACGCGTTCATGTACAGGCGCCTGCGACAGATTGATGGGTCAATTACCACCGCCGGTATGGCCATTACATGGCGTGCCGGCCAGTCCGTCTACCCGACCACTGGCACGTCGAGCCGCAAACTGGTGCGCGCAGCCATGGTACCCCGCGACCTGAACGACATTGGCCATTTCGCCAACATGGAAGCGACGCCGGAACTGGCCTTGCCCGGTCAGCTCGGTGGCAGCTGA
- a CDS encoding DUF748 domain-containing protein yields MAASRQPNRLVRNLLIGLLALVVLYGIAGFLLLPWWLERTLPDQLNERMGWQSEVAEISVNPFALSVEASGLSARDSDDERVVAFDRLAVNLNFFQLVRGIVGFEAIELQEPFIRLDLLDDYGVNFARDWQNNNPASEPPAADPGGSEEDAEPPRFYFTGITIEGGELLFRDFSKAESAEFRITPLDLSLNDLATWRRDGQDSSYSLQAAIGDESLEWQGELSVTPLYSSGTISISGIGYQTLEHFLAPYLPYDLRGGRVSLQSEYELQAGDMFLLATRNGTLSLEELAVAIDAESEEARLTSGTISVDQIGFDLSAREASVGMVSLTALELAVARDENGVIDWLVPLTTGEDAQTAPEASEPPAASGGPAFHWSVEGITLSEGRVQWQDRQTETPADLTLEQLSLTTGALSHRLDEPVNYQLQATLASGGSLSLDGQLTPQPFTLEAGISGSGVALAAFEPYVQEGANLSIAEGILGVDGNLDLDGQQEPLTGTFSGTAEVAGLSLAMADDSGRLLSWQSLRLSPIEYNVNPARLEIGTVTLTQPSVNVVRATNNVHNLERIVRSGNGGPTDQGTDGNASGEDPGFIFRIGQLMLEQGEIAYTDRSISPAFTTSFDELNGSVTGLSNIPPQQGKVDIRGRVGEVATVEFAGTLGTLGTDDVSDLKLTMNDVSLPALSPYFGRYIGYGVDSGKLDLDLNYEIAGTRLDAHNLVVMDRLELGQAVASDDAVDAPVALGLALLRDRDGVIEVDLPISGDLSDPDFSLGQVIMRAFVNLLVKAAASPFSMLGSIAEMAGLSSDELGQVGFQPGSVALAEGEPAKLAALADGLLERPDLLLNVRGGVAPEADGLALLRDELTAGGQKSLTDEEWETARQAYLAGERQLPPEALSNLASARGVAVRKVLLDTHKVPADQLFMLDPSRDASVDENGAVTVQFTLDVR; encoded by the coding sequence GTGGCCGCGAGCCGACAACCGAACCGCCTCGTAAGGAACCTGCTTATTGGGCTTCTGGCCCTCGTCGTGCTCTACGGCATTGCCGGTTTCCTGCTGTTGCCCTGGTGGCTGGAACGAACACTGCCGGACCAGCTCAACGAGCGTATGGGATGGCAGTCGGAAGTTGCGGAGATCTCGGTCAATCCGTTTGCTCTGAGTGTGGAAGCCTCAGGTCTGTCCGCCCGGGACAGCGACGACGAACGAGTGGTGGCGTTCGACCGCCTGGCCGTGAACCTGAATTTCTTCCAGTTGGTTCGGGGGATCGTCGGCTTTGAGGCAATTGAGCTGCAGGAGCCCTTTATCCGCCTCGATCTGCTGGACGATTACGGCGTCAATTTCGCCCGGGACTGGCAGAACAATAACCCCGCATCAGAGCCGCCGGCCGCGGACCCTGGAGGGTCGGAGGAGGATGCCGAGCCTCCGCGCTTCTACTTTACCGGCATTACCATCGAAGGCGGAGAACTGCTGTTCCGGGATTTCAGCAAGGCTGAGTCTGCGGAGTTCCGGATCACGCCGCTGGACCTCAGCCTGAATGATCTCGCCACCTGGCGCCGGGATGGCCAGGACAGCAGCTACAGTCTGCAGGCGGCCATCGGGGACGAGTCGCTCGAGTGGCAGGGTGAGCTCAGTGTCACCCCGTTGTATTCCAGCGGGACGATCAGCATCAGCGGCATCGGGTACCAGACCCTCGAGCACTTTTTGGCCCCCTACCTGCCCTACGATCTCCGGGGCGGCAGGGTCAGCCTGCAATCGGAGTACGAGCTGCAGGCCGGGGATATGTTTTTGCTGGCAACACGCAACGGTACCCTGTCGCTGGAGGAACTGGCGGTGGCCATCGATGCCGAGAGCGAGGAGGCCCGTCTCACCTCCGGCACCATCAGCGTTGACCAGATCGGCTTCGATCTCAGTGCGAGGGAGGCCAGCGTCGGCATGGTATCCCTTACCGCCCTTGAGCTTGCGGTTGCCCGCGATGAAAACGGGGTGATTGACTGGCTGGTGCCGCTGACCACCGGTGAGGATGCCCAGACGGCTCCTGAGGCCTCCGAACCGCCGGCCGCGTCAGGCGGGCCAGCATTCCACTGGTCTGTCGAGGGCATTACCCTGTCGGAGGGCCGGGTGCAGTGGCAGGATCGCCAGACCGAGACGCCGGCGGACCTGACCCTTGAGCAGCTCTCCCTGACCACGGGCGCCCTGAGCCACAGGCTTGACGAACCGGTGAACTATCAGCTTCAGGCCACCCTTGCCAGTGGCGGTTCGCTGTCCCTGGACGGTCAGTTGACGCCCCAACCCTTCACCCTCGAAGCGGGCATATCCGGTTCCGGGGTGGCGCTGGCGGCGTTCGAACCCTATGTGCAGGAAGGCGCCAACCTGTCCATTGCCGAGGGCATTCTGGGGGTTGACGGCAACCTGGATCTTGATGGCCAGCAGGAGCCGCTGACCGGCACCTTCAGTGGCACAGCGGAAGTGGCCGGGCTGTCGCTCGCCATGGCGGACGACAGCGGTCGGCTGTTGTCCTGGCAGTCCCTCCGCCTGTCGCCTATTGAATACAACGTGAACCCGGCCCGGTTGGAAATCGGCACCGTGACCCTGACCCAACCCTCGGTCAATGTCGTGCGGGCCACCAACAACGTGCATAACCTCGAGCGAATTGTCCGTTCAGGCAATGGAGGCCCAACGGATCAGGGGACGGATGGCAATGCGTCCGGTGAGGACCCGGGGTTTATTTTCCGGATCGGTCAATTGATGCTTGAGCAGGGCGAGATCGCCTACACGGACCGCAGTATCAGCCCGGCCTTCACCACGTCCTTCGACGAACTGAACGGCTCGGTAACCGGGCTCAGCAATATTCCCCCACAGCAGGGCAAGGTCGACATCCGTGGTCGCGTCGGCGAAGTGGCCACCGTGGAGTTCGCGGGAACCCTGGGCACCCTCGGGACGGACGACGTCAGCGACCTGAAGCTGACCATGAATGATGTGTCCCTGCCGGCACTGTCGCCGTACTTCGGTCGCTACATCGGTTACGGGGTGGACAGCGGGAAGCTGGACCTCGACCTGAATTATGAAATTGCCGGCACCCGACTGGACGCTCACAACCTGGTGGTCATGGACCGCCTGGAGCTGGGGCAGGCCGTGGCCAGCGATGACGCCGTGGACGCGCCGGTGGCGCTCGGGCTGGCCCTGCTCAGGGACCGTGATGGTGTGATTGAAGTGGATCTCCCCATCAGCGGCGATCTTTCCGACCCTGATTTCAGTCTGGGCCAGGTGATCATGCGCGCGTTCGTCAACCTGCTGGTGAAGGCTGCGGCGTCGCCGTTCAGCATGCTGGGGTCCATAGCCGAGATGGCGGGACTGAGCAGCGACGAGTTGGGCCAAGTCGGTTTCCAGCCCGGCAGCGTGGCACTGGCCGAGGGTGAGCCCGCCAAGCTTGCGGCCCTTGCCGACGGCCTGCTCGAGCGTCCGGACCTGTTGCTCAACGTTCGCGGCGGAGTTGCGCCGGAGGCGGATGGCCTTGCACTGTTGCGGGACGAGCTGACCGCCGGTGGCCAGAAGTCGCTGACCGACGAGGAATGGGAAACGGCCCGTCAGGCCTACCTGGCCGGCGAGCGTCAATTGCCGCCCGAGGCATTGAGTAACCTGGCGTCCGCCCGGGGCGTTGCGGTTCGCAAGGTACTGCTGGATACCCACAAGGTGCCCGCAGACCAGCTGTTCATGCTGGATCCGTCGCGGGATGCGAGCGTTGATGAAAACGGTGCGGTGACCGTCCAGTTTACCCTGGATGTCCGCTAG
- a CDS encoding substrate-binding periplasmic protein, with product MPAIHRSTRTLALLTGTLALSWLSAAYPKTEITVGAYYFPPVAEVNHENEAQGLLGDLIAGLEAVNDDLDIQVFYTSPKRRYLDFEAGLFDVIFFESANWGWSDRKVTLSRPILTDEELYVALKKPGRDLSFFEDISRHSIVAMSGYHYGFADLETDSEALQARFHIEFSDSHSRNLQLIKADRPSVAEVAIISRSYLQMHLSENPEDWRKLLISDKLDQSYQLRIVAREDGPVSADDMLRFMAPLVTNGSYRLMVEKWGLQLPAGFLTGFDLP from the coding sequence GTGCCAGCCATCCATCGATCGACCAGAACACTGGCCCTGCTGACTGGCACACTCGCCCTGAGTTGGCTGTCGGCGGCGTACCCGAAGACCGAGATTACGGTCGGCGCCTACTACTTCCCGCCCGTTGCCGAAGTCAACCACGAGAACGAAGCCCAGGGACTGCTGGGCGACCTGATTGCGGGGCTCGAAGCGGTCAACGACGATCTCGACATCCAGGTGTTCTATACCTCTCCCAAGCGGCGCTATCTCGACTTCGAAGCCGGACTTTTCGACGTCATCTTCTTCGAAAGCGCCAACTGGGGCTGGTCCGACCGAAAGGTCACCCTGAGCCGGCCCATCCTGACGGATGAGGAGCTCTACGTGGCCCTGAAAAAGCCCGGTCGGGACCTGTCCTTCTTCGAGGACATCAGCCGCCACAGCATCGTGGCCATGTCCGGGTACCACTACGGGTTTGCCGATCTCGAGACCGACAGCGAGGCGTTGCAGGCAAGGTTCCACATCGAATTTTCCGACAGTCACAGCCGCAACCTCCAGCTTATCAAGGCCGATCGCCCGTCGGTTGCGGAGGTGGCCATCATCAGTCGCTCATACCTGCAGATGCACCTGTCGGAAAATCCCGAGGACTGGCGCAAATTGCTGATCTCGGACAAGCTCGACCAGAGTTATCAGCTCCGCATTGTGGCCCGGGAAGATGGCCCGGTGAGCGCCGACGACATGCTGCGCTTCATGGCACCACTGGTCACCAACGGCTCCTATCGGCTGATGGTCGAAAAATGGGGCCTGCAGCTGCCCGCCGGCTTCCTCACCGGTTTCGACCTGCCCTAG
- the yfbR gene encoding 5'-deoxynucleotidase, whose amino-acid sequence MANAASPFFAYVSRLRWIKRWGLMRNAIEENVATHSWEVATLAHALALIRNRHFGGQANADRIAAAALYHDATEVITGDMPTPVKYHSRVMREAFGDIEHKAEAELLALLPEDLRADFSPYVRESRLPAEDRELIKAADRLSAWLKCQAEIRAGNKEFEPAERQIRARLEEDGLREVAYFIKVFAPSYEQPLDNLLE is encoded by the coding sequence ATGGCCAACGCCGCTAGCCCCTTTTTCGCCTACGTCTCCCGACTGCGCTGGATCAAGCGTTGGGGACTGATGCGCAATGCCATCGAAGAGAACGTGGCGACGCATTCCTGGGAGGTGGCGACCCTCGCCCATGCCCTGGCCCTGATCCGTAACCGGCATTTTGGCGGCCAGGCCAATGCCGACCGGATCGCTGCGGCGGCGCTGTACCACGATGCCACCGAAGTGATCACCGGGGATATGCCAACGCCGGTAAAATACCACTCGAGGGTGATGCGCGAAGCGTTCGGAGATATCGAGCACAAGGCCGAAGCCGAATTGCTGGCGCTGCTGCCGGAGGATCTGCGGGCGGATTTTTCACCCTACGTGCGGGAATCGAGGCTGCCGGCGGAGGACCGGGAACTGATCAAGGCGGCGGATCGTCTGTCCGCCTGGCTCAAGTGCCAGGCGGAAATCCGAGCCGGTAACAAGGAGTTTGAACCGGCTGAAAGACAGATCCGGGCCCGTCTGGAAGAAGACGGGCTGCGGGAAGTGGCTTATTTCATCAAGGTGTTTGCGCCCAGTTACGAACAGCCACTGGATAACCTGCTGGAGTGA
- a CDS encoding SPFH domain-containing protein, with protein MESFITPGLVLSLVFVVIGIFIVAKGLVIVRQSEVMVIERLGSFNRVLESGVNIIIPFIERPRPITMIRYVRMGEEYHPVTSDETRIDRRETVMDFPGQPVVTTDNVTVKINGALYYQIIDPRRAVYEVANMSQAVEVLAKTTLRSVVGKMELDKLFESRSEVNNAIQAEMEEPASKWGVKLTRVEVQDISMPEEVEEAMRLQMAAERKRRATVTEAEGEKSAAIAMAQGQRESAILNAQGDKESAILRAQGEQESIRLVLSAMGDSEENKQTVIGYLLGQSYIKVLPTMAKDGERVFVPYESSALLGSMGMFRELAGSPEDTVRQALRRDGLKGGLVGSAAGA; from the coding sequence ATGGAATCGTTCATCACACCGGGGCTGGTTCTCAGCCTGGTTTTTGTTGTTATCGGCATTTTTATCGTCGCCAAAGGCCTGGTGATTGTCCGTCAGTCCGAGGTCATGGTGATCGAGCGCCTTGGGTCCTTCAACCGGGTCCTCGAAAGCGGCGTCAACATCATCATTCCGTTCATCGAGCGGCCGCGCCCGATCACCATGATCCGCTACGTGCGGATGGGCGAGGAATACCACCCGGTCACCAGCGACGAGACCCGCATCGATCGGCGTGAAACGGTGATGGATTTCCCCGGCCAGCCGGTGGTCACCACCGACAACGTGACCGTGAAGATCAACGGCGCCCTGTATTACCAGATCATTGATCCGCGCCGGGCGGTGTACGAAGTCGCCAACATGAGCCAGGCGGTGGAAGTCCTGGCCAAGACCACCCTGCGCTCGGTGGTGGGCAAGATGGAGCTGGACAAGCTGTTCGAGTCCCGCAGTGAGGTGAACAACGCCATTCAGGCGGAGATGGAGGAGCCGGCGTCCAAGTGGGGCGTGAAGCTGACCCGGGTCGAGGTCCAGGACATCAGCATGCCGGAAGAGGTCGAGGAAGCCATGCGCCTGCAGATGGCGGCTGAGCGCAAGCGCCGGGCCACGGTCACCGAGGCCGAGGGTGAGAAATCCGCGGCCATTGCCATGGCCCAGGGCCAGCGGGAATCGGCCATCCTCAACGCCCAGGGCGACAAGGAATCGGCGATTCTGCGGGCCCAGGGTGAGCAGGAATCCATTCGCCTGGTCCTCAGCGCCATGGGCGACTCCGAGGAGAACAAGCAGACCGTTATCGGCTACCTGCTGGGCCAAAGCTACATCAAGGTCCTGCCGACAATGGCGAAAGACGGGGAACGGGTCTTCGTGCCCTACGAATCCTCCGCCCTGCTCGGTTCCATGGGCATGTTCCGGGAACTGGCCGGCAGTCCCGAAGACACGGTGCGCCAGGCCCTACGTCGCGACGGTCTGAAGGGCGGTCTGGTCGGCTCCGCCGCCGGCGCCTGA
- a CDS encoding NfeD family protein, with the protein MEWSLTHFWLILALVLSLAELTSGVLLLLALGVAAALTAVLAFFGASFEWQLVGMGVFSGVLVPVAIRWIRPRFSPKGVAYGTTGTGVEHGQRYRTLNRDFDGACGIKVNGDFYRLRVESTGTTELPEGTEVIFKQFDGTTAVVETITHTEQ; encoded by the coding sequence ATGGAATGGAGCCTTACGCATTTCTGGCTGATCCTCGCCCTGGTCCTGAGCCTGGCCGAACTCACCTCCGGTGTGCTGCTGTTGCTGGCGCTGGGCGTGGCGGCGGCGTTGACCGCTGTGCTGGCCTTTTTCGGTGCCTCCTTTGAGTGGCAACTGGTCGGTATGGGTGTGTTTTCCGGGGTGCTGGTTCCGGTGGCGATACGCTGGATCCGACCGCGATTCTCGCCCAAGGGGGTTGCCTACGGCACCACCGGGACCGGCGTTGAGCACGGCCAGCGCTACCGCACTCTGAACCGGGATTTTGACGGCGCCTGCGGCATCAAGGTGAACGGCGACTTTTATCGGCTCAGGGTCGAGAGCACCGGCACCACCGAGCTTCCGGAAGGCACCGAGGTTATTTTCAAGCAGTTCGACGGCACCACCGCCGTCGTCGAAACGATCACTCACACGGAGCAGTAA
- a CDS encoding SDR family NAD(P)-dependent oxidoreductase: MKDLNNKVAVVTGAGSGIGRALALSLAKRGCRLALSDVNESGLAETVAALNDADVKSYTLDVSDRDAIYAHAEAVAKDFGQVNLVINNAGVALSASVREMTDEDFQWVMDIDFWGVAHGTRAFLPHLIASGEGHVVNISSVFGLIGVPKQSAYNAAKFAVRGFTEALRQEMKLENQPVAVSCVHPGGIRTNIANAARMGKSENAAAQRKGFDKLAMTTPEKAAEIIVKGILRDESRILVGPDAWGIEAINRLLGAAYQPLVERFSRKNLYV, encoded by the coding sequence ATGAAGGATCTGAACAACAAGGTTGCGGTTGTCACGGGCGCAGGCTCCGGTATTGGTCGGGCGTTGGCGCTGTCGCTGGCGAAGCGTGGGTGCCGTCTGGCCCTGTCCGATGTCAACGAGTCCGGTTTGGCGGAAACGGTGGCGGCGCTCAACGATGCCGACGTGAAAAGCTACACCCTCGACGTGTCGGATCGGGACGCTATCTATGCCCACGCTGAAGCCGTGGCGAAGGATTTCGGACAGGTCAATCTCGTGATCAACAACGCCGGCGTGGCCCTTTCTGCCAGCGTACGCGAGATGACCGACGAAGACTTCCAGTGGGTCATGGACATCGATTTCTGGGGTGTCGCCCACGGCACACGAGCCTTCCTGCCGCACCTGATCGCCTCTGGCGAGGGGCATGTGGTGAACATTTCCAGTGTCTTCGGCCTGATTGGCGTGCCCAAGCAGAGCGCGTACAACGCCGCCAAGTTTGCGGTCCGCGGGTTCACCGAGGCGTTGCGCCAGGAAATGAAACTGGAGAATCAGCCGGTTGCCGTCAGCTGCGTACACCCGGGAGGCATCCGCACCAACATCGCCAACGCCGCCCGCATGGGCAAATCGGAGAACGCCGCGGCCCAGCGCAAGGGCTTCGACAAGCTGGCGATGACCACACCGGAGAAGGCGGCGGAAATCATCGTCAAAGGCATACTCCGGGACGAGTCGCGGATTCTGGTTGGCCCGGATGCCTGGGGCATTGAGGCCATCAACCGGTTGCTGGGCGCTGCGTATCAGCCGCTGGTGGAGCGTTTCTCCCGCAAGAACCTGTATGTCTGA